The Vigna angularis cultivar LongXiaoDou No.4 chromosome 9, ASM1680809v1, whole genome shotgun sequence DNA window TATGTgttattttttgtagtgtatatCTCTGCATACCATTACAAACACTTCTTATGCAGATCCAGATTATGATGTTATTGAATCCACAACTTTGAAGTTTAGACAAAGTTAGAATAAGTTTCTAGCTCAGTTGGCACAGTGCTTGTCAGGATTAaggatttaattatattatatgtgttttgtgTGTTCTGTTAACCtactttcttcctttttttctcatcaactgtttgattttCCAATAATATGTAACAGGAAGGGTAAAAACTATATGCTTTAAAGCTTTTGCTGTTTTTGACTAACGTTTCACCTTGGTAGGTTGGGTCTGTTACTAGTATTTGTTGCACTTGTTTTCTGATAAGATGTGATTGGTGAGTTCCTTCCCATTTAAAGCTACTGTATTTATTTGAAGTTATTGTTTTCTGACATGATGTTTGTTTTCACCTTTGATGTAGCTTGCATTTTCTGTATTTGGTAAGAATACAGATCTTGATGTCTTGAACCATCCCATTCTTAATCTGGTTTACTATTTGGTAAGTCAACTTCTTGTATTTCTTTGTTAGGGAATAATGTTTAATTGTTGCATTAAATTTCTCTACTAAACCAATGACTaaagaaaaaagggaaaatCCTAACCGGTGGGCACCAACACCAGTTAAGGAGTAAAATAGAAACTTTTCACACAACATAAGATATAAATGCTAACGAGTGGCAACTTGTTAAAATGAGTAAACATCTTAACTAGTAATTATATGGATGCATTCTACTTTATACTCCTTGTTACTGACCCAATCAAATTTCTTACTTAGCAATCTCTTGTCTACAATTTGTATTATTTGTATACCATGTTTTATTCTTTGATAAATTACCTGCAGGAAAATTATCCACATTGTTGGCCCAAAGTATGCAATTAAGTACCATAATGCTGCAGAGAATGCTTTAAGTCATTGTATGTATATGGAGGCAAAGAACTATCCCCGAGAACTAGCTGCACATGGAGTTATAAGTGAGGTTTTATGTTGTCATGATTTTAGTTTATCAGTTTATTCCTTTTGATGTTGCAAGCTGATGCATGATTTATTAGGAAACCTCATGGAAAGTTGAGAGCGAAATTACTTTTGGGAATTATTACTACATGATCATTGTTGTTTCATTTCTTCCTTACATAAAGTAAATGAAGCACTGATAATAGTCTTGtaattatgtaatatattgTATATAGGGAAATATTATAGTATATAGAACATAGTCCAcacttaaaccaatgatctcataAAGGATTATGAGTAGCTTATAACAATCTTCATATTGTTGAATTCTCTTGTCTAGATAAACATCTGCAATTGGATGCTCAGTTGTGTTTAtgaggaaagaagaaaacatcaGGGAAAAGGATCACTGGTTTTCAGGTTGTTTACTTCTCTCACTCTTTTTCTCGTTTGGAATTTGCTTTTTTTGGGACACCCTATACAAAATTATTGAAGGCTGATCATTAATCACATCATATATGATTAGTTTTTGCAGTTTTCACCAACTAACCCTAGGAAACTATTGGTTGcaattgaaagaaagaatgcATGCAACATCTCAAACTTTCATCTTAAATCTCACTCCATATGTTAATCcatttctcattttcatttgatttttttagtgttttccCTTTgtcttgtatttttcttttctgaaagAAGCTAAGGGTAGTTTGTTTCCTGTTCTTTGGTAAcacaaatttttgttttcaggTGATCAGGTGCAAGCAGAAAGTAGACCAGTATATTGTGCCTATCCTGATGTATGGACATTTTGGTCTTTTATGGAAAGTTAAAGTTGGTgcaagaaatattttaaaaaggcACTTCTGctttctgaaatatatttcaaattgcaTAGGTTATTTGAGTATATACTTTATTATACAACATCCATTTAAATTCCTCAAATGATGATTACACAGTAAAGCTTGGGGGCATCATGACATTTTTCCTTAAGTATAGTATCTGTTGCTCTGTTTTCTTGATAGAGTTTTCTAGCAGTTGTCCATATGATTTTTTAactgaatttatttaaatgagtcAAATTGATTTCGAAACGTCATTTGCTCTTTACAGGCAAGATATTAAATGCATTCCAGCGGCTGGTGTATTATCAggtgttattttttcttttctggctGCATGATTATTTCAATCATAAATCATGGtttataaataagtaatttgtctaggaatttgatttcattttagTAGGTGCCAAAATTTCTTCCAATCAGTTTGACGACTTCTCTGTCTTTGTTGCCGAGAAGGATGATACCAGAGAATTGAAGGTatcacaaaataattaattgaaataataaaaaaagtgataacATCCATAGAGAATAGAAAAAAAGGAGAGGCAAAGGTGTAGCATGGAGGAGATACATAGCTCAAAAAATGATGATATAGTGGTATTATGGATCAAATCAATACCTTGGAAGACTTCTATAATTATGCcaaaaaatgcattttaaattaaagCTTTATGGTCACAAACATACCCACAGGTCTTCTATGTTTCTTCTACTTTCACAACGTGTCAATAAAAAGTTGAATGCTTAATATCTGTTGTAAGTTTTCACATTTAATAAACTAGAAAATCACATGTAAGGCGAGTTAAATTTGATAGTGAAATTTTAAAGTTGATAATTAATTGCAAAAGTAAGtcagaataaaatatataaagtactACTGGTAGACACAGAATTCAAAGAAATTCACTCATGTGTGATTAAAATATTGGATAATTTATCATgtgaataatgttttaaatattttaaaaacccTACAACTTTTTTGTCAAATAGCTTTGATTACCTTTACTTaacttaattaaactaaatttgttatatatgtaAGCAAATTTTTCATTTGAGTATTGTATCCTTTATAGTATAGATGCACTATATTTCTACATGAATGAGTGAAACAATAGTCATTTAAGATATTCTATTATAATATCGTAATCGTGTGGAAAATGGGAATGTGGTAAGAGTAAATGGGTGGTAAAGTGGATAGATGTATATGATGATTTTATCCGTTAAAAGTAGGTGATTTTCAAGATAATATTCGTATCTTAGTTCCATCAAATGTAAAAGCTTCAAGCTTCAAGGTCTAAACTAGTTATGTTTTCACTGTCATAATTGCAGGTTCCTTTGTCTTTGTCATCGTGGCCAAAGTTGCATGCAACAAAAAAACCTGAAGATGATGCTCTACATGAATGAATATTTTCTCGGGTTTGGGAAACACATGATGAACTGATACATATGAGAAATTAGGAAGAAGTTTTTCTAGGTTTTCTTCCCAACCAAATGGAACTGAGGCAATTAGCTTAAGAGGAGTTTGAGGGGAGTGGACAACTTAAGAGACCTCTAAAAATTAGACATTGTTTCTTTTTCCGTAATGTAATGAACATCttagtcatatttttaatattttaatttagtattgaatatttttctttttaatatatcaacaattagttgtatgaacatgttaatatgttgaacaatatagtttattttatatatagtattcagttttagttcatattattcTATGTTTggttaataaaactaattttattataatctcaCTTTATTACagtcaaaaactaaaaaaaaatatgtacacAGTTCTCGCGGTTTTTTGAAAAATCCCCTACTAGTTTCGGCAGTTTTTTCAAAACCCCGCTACTTCCGGCGGTTTTTCAAAACCCTCGCTAATTTCGGCAGTTTTTCAAAAAACCGTCGGTAATTACTTAGCGACGCAGCTTTTCCCAGCGGTTTTTCTAACCGTGGGTAACGTACTTTTcgggggttaaaaccgccggaaacGGAAAAAATAACCCCTggtaaaaatctaaatttttgtagtgtattgTTTACTTTACATTCCTCAATCAATGTTGTGCACATTCATCACCCAACTAGGTTTCAAATAACAACAAAACAGTTCCTAAAACACCATCTCTTCATCTAGACCGCTATTTTAATAAGTCACTTAGTGAAACCTCACTTTTAGACCAAAATTGAATTGCAACCTAGCTTAGCGTTCTCTTCCTCAACTTTTTAATTAGATACCATTATTATCTTTACAATCATAGCCAATTCACTAACAAGATTCATTTCAAACATATTCATCATAGACTAATTCATTCATATCGATACAAAGCACCAATCAACAAGGAAAATTATTTCGAATCACAATTTCTACTAAAACAATTAAACTTTCCACATTTTAACCAAATTCAACATATACTAACTAACTTCATCAAGTTAAAAGAGCATCAAGAAAATCATTAGTTCTCTTTACCTTAAACAGAAATGCTACCACACCCATTGCTTCAAACGTAAGGTACTTTAAAAACGCCTACAAATCACCAAATTGTGATTTAAGTGAGCCTTTAGAACCTTAGATTAACCAAGAACTAGGAATAGAATATTATTGACACACGCGCAAGGGTTCCTAAGTATGATCATGgacataaaagtaaaagaaaaaaggggTAGAAACTTACTTTTTCTAAACCAGAAATTGATGAGATAGGAATTAAGATTACTTTGTTATGATCTCCTACACACTTCCTGATCATCAAATCAATGATTCACGAGTCAAATATCTTAGAGAGAAGCTAGAGAAACTCAAGGAACGAGTTTTTATAGAAATGATTTGTGGTTTaaataatgagacgagtttaagaaattctatttatatcattgaattattttcaaataaaatactcagtttcattattttaaaacacttattaTCAGGCCTCGTTAAATACACCCAAACCCCACCTGTATGATCTCATTTATTACACCCAAAACCCTgctcagaaccattaaaacgcactcacaaaCTCTCTGCGCTAACGCCAAGTGTCAAAATGGAAGATTCGGAAGTCAGTAAGTGGAGTGCAGGTGTCAACAGGAGAGCGCACGACCGTTTGGTCGTGGGGTGAATCAAAATGATTTCTGAAAAACCTGCCCActctcttctgcatgcaccttcttcttCCCAAACTCTGACTTTccatttcctcttccttctctctagaaaatttccccttctctctactgtaactcaatcttctttgctccgatcaccgttcaggcaccgtaggaGCATTCCCGACGTCCCAAGCTTCTATTTAAACCGAACAATTCTGGATTCTAAAACTGGTAAGTTTCCCTCTTCAGTCGTTCGTTCATATGAGCATGCAAGCCAAGCTTTGGTTGCACGCTGTCACCTTATCTGAACCAATCTTGGTTTTCTGTAATTTgtttagtttgaagagtttGGTTGAGCGTTGTGGGTAGAAGAATCTTATTTCTGCGAACTGAGTTTTTAGTCTGAAGGACGTGCGTTCACCTtacgaggtaagggaagcttatttaatttaatttaatttgttgcTGATTGAATTGCCTAAATGTTCGTTTAGTTGATTGAATGATTTCGATGCATGATAGTTGATATAATTGTATggaatgaacgttcgtttatttggatggtatgaaatgaaatatgaatgaattaggtgatgatgtatgaaatatatgaaaattaaatgatatGTGCTGTATGAGATATGAAGATTGATTTTGATAGGAATTTATAAAGTTTTGAAGttataagttaagaaaaatgaattgaatgtaaaagGTTCTGTATATGAAATTTCTCTATGATAAAGTACGTTCGTCATCGAatggtcattgaccgttcgattTTTCTAATAAACCTAGTTTAaacgggattctttcatttggagagaatctTAGTATAGGACGAGCGCTCTCGTGTGgaaatactatgtttgagcgttcggccaaacataGCTGTATACGAATGTCCCTTGAtagagtaatatatatatattttggtataCCTTAGTCGTtcgtagtgctcggtcttataccaagcgctcgtactaattagtgctcggtcttacacctagcgctcgttCCAGTaatgctcggtcttacaccaagcgctcgtattcGATTCTTATATAATCTATATtgataaaatagcgttcgtccaagttcAATAACATTTTCTTTACCGCGTTCGATAATTAGCCGGAATTCGGTTTCtgtaattgaattattataaatatgattcTTTAACGTCTTGATGTGTCTATATTCATTTGGATCCGGTCTATGGTTATTTAATATTCTAACGAGTCTACTTTTATTTGACTCGGCCTTAAACCCTGTACTTAAATCGTTGTGTGAGTATGGAATTGAATTCACGAGAGTCAGTTTATTTAACTGATTCCCTTCATAAATTACGTTCGTTATATATGGTATATTTTGTACTCGAGATATTCTCAAATCTAAGTAATTCTCTTGGTCGTATTCCATTCTGGAACGAGGGGTTTTATCGATCTTGTTTCCCTCGTTTGTTCTCATGAAAGcagaacgttcgttattttatatattttacgaGAATGATGAAAATGGCACCTAAATGAAAGGTTATAATTGAAGAAGAGTTTTTAAAGTTAATATGAGATtttggatttgaacgagcgttccggggaggaacgactcttgaatgaatattgaaatttggtaaagtatgactgtggcaATGCTAAActgtcgattcatcctgatgttccgtgaatactcgtcttcacgtagaaggggtatgtcatgtgtgggaacggcaggaggtcctagtccttaggggtacttgggacagataggactaacctcgggtggcagctgatgagaattccagttactacatcacccgagtgcatgaacgtcgtagctacacagattcatacagtccggacggtcggtctagtagtaggctttattttaattatattgttatcTTTACATGTGTATTGATGtatgttattttcttgaattaaattacataagcttaccctgtgtttccttgtgttgtccgtttgtacgtccgtcttgttttgcaatgatcatccgtgtggatgtgagcagatggaagcgcgctacttgaagaggcgctTGAAGAAGAAGTGTTGGGGGACACAAATCTAGTAGacgtggaagtgaaggccgaacagtagtatgttcggttatagttgaagttttttatgaagtgaccgttcggtcacttccttttcattttttgttagttgaccgttcggtaatttgGCTTTTGTAAGCCGTTCGGTCATTGAATTACCTTTCATCTTATACTATTTACTTTTGTCGAAcctatgtaaggccgttcggccaagAACCATACTCTTGCTTATATAAAACTGAATTGATTTATCATTaagtgtaattaattctattatatggttttgctgtatttttgggatattacacttatcaattttaatactctattttctaggtttttataaatttatttatttaaaattatttgatcattataaattatagttatataaaataaatatttattctatatATTTCCCAGATTAAAATACTATTATAATATAGTTATGattaattatcattatattgaaataaaatgattaattaatgataattacttttcaaaaaattgtaaaatcCCTAACAAAATCAATCACGCACGTTGGAATGGCAAAACGCGCCGCCGCCCTGCACATTGTCACCGCCACGCCCAAAATTCCAAAACGAAATCACTATTAACGTCACAGAACAGTGCCTAAACAGCTAAAGAGTATTGTACTCTTAGCTTCATCACCTCTTCAATAATTTCAATGACATTTCATGTTCATTCACACTAACAAATGGATATAGCTATATTCTCTCCATCAAGCCTCTTTGGTGAAGATGACAGCCCTACTTGTAacacctctctctctctctctctctctctctctctctctctcattcctTGTTCTTTTACTTCTATATTCCATTTTTAACTGGTGGGACAAATTGTTTTTGAATGCAGGTGAGGAAGATGCAGACTCACAGGAAAGCTATGTTGAGAGGAAGCACCAGTTTCCTGGGATGGTGAAGTTTCCTTCTTTAACATCATTAGTGGCTGTTTAAGCAAAATTATCATGTGGGTTTGTTTTGGGGGACTGTCATATGTTGAAAGTTTGAGGTTAGTTGGGGTATTATTTGATGGGTTTGGTTGAAGTGCTGTGCTCTTTAGGAAACTGAAATTGCAATTGACAGGGGTTGCTTTTTATGattatgttttgatttttctAACTATAGTTATCATTGGTTTGGTTGCTGTGAGAGTCTTGTTGCTGGACTGCTGTGAGTTTGTAATGATGCTGTGGTAGgctgattaaaaaaaatgatgctGTGATAGggtgattaaaaaaaatgatgctGTGGTAGAGTTGGCTCAGGGGAATGCTGTTTTGATGTGTTGGAAAGATCAAAATTTGCGCTGAAGTGCTTAACTGTTTGGAAGAGGAAAACTCTGAAAGCTAGTGAAGGTTGAATGGTATTGCTGAGTTTATTATAGGAAGTGGAGATAAACAAATCTTGTACGATCTCTTTAATAGgaaaacattattttgtttAGGAAGATCTTGCCTTATAGGGTATTTTGGTCTACCAAATCATTGTTTTAGAAAGATTGGGTGTGCTTGTCCGTGAAAACAAGGGAccataattatgtttttttgagCATTAATATGTACTCTACTAGTCTGAGTTGCTCTACGCCTTTATGATTTGTGCAGGAGTTGATTGTCCGAGAATTTTCCTTTCATCAACTGAATGCTAATTTACTCTGGCCAGGGACGTTTTCATTTTCACAATGGTTAGTTCAGCACAGATCATGCATTGAAGGAAGGCGTGCTATTGAGTTGGGGAGGTATATATGGATTACttgtatattaatttatgtCTAAGGTAGTTAGTTGTTACTTATTTGAAAGGGTGAAAGTTTTGCTCAAGATTTTCAAGGTGAAGCTATACAATTGCACTTGGTTGTATATCTCGTTTCTGTGACTAGCACTCCGTTGTATTCTTGTGAAAGTGTATACTATGTCTGTAGCTCTGCACTTATCAGACAATTGATTTCATTTTTGCTTTGCTAATGTTGCATCTAATTTCAGTGGCACAGGAGCTTTGGCCATATTTCTTCGAAAATCATACAATCTTGATATTACAACTTCCGACTATGATGACAATGAAATAGAGAACAACATAGCTCACAACTGCCAGGCAAATGAAATACCTATCATTCCTCACATAAAACGTGAGACTTCTTTAAGTTGACTTATTAGTCATTTGCTTCTTAGCTGTTGTGAAGGGTTTCGAAGAAGTGATTCTGATTACAGTTTAAAATCTTTTAcgtcattaaaatataattttatatttgggccTTATACATTACCTAGTTAACAACTTGCTGCCCTCCGAATATAAAACACCTGCAACTCTTTTAAGAGTACGAAAATAACCAGTATGTCCCCCCATGAGTTTTTCATTTAGTTCCTTAATAATGGTAGAAATTCAGGAATAATTAGCTGGTACCTCTCaataaaacttaataaacatGACAGTTTTATTCATATCTATCTTACTTTGTGAGTTCTTTGTTCGTTTTCTCTTGTTGGTGTGATTTACAATCAGTATTGCATTGTATCTTTCGTTGTTCTTTGGGCTCATTTAGGCTCTAAGTGCACAACATGACAAATATACTCGGGGGAGGTTAGAATTAAGGAGATGCATAATGAGTTGTTAGGATTAAGAACATCTATATTGAATAACGTTAGTTAGCTTACTACTCACTAGTAGgtgattataaatttatatttaatattgtaCCCAaatcatatatacatacatacatgcataGCCATGTGTATACCTCCTCTAATTCCAGTTGATTTCATGTTGATCCTTGTATTACTATGGATTCTgtaattaatttctcttttaaaattacTAAATGTGTTTGAATTTTCAGATACCTGGGGAGACAAGTTTCCAAATTCTGACCCTGACTGGGACCTGATCATTGCAAGTGATATCTTATTATGTAAGATTATTATTGTTTACTATCATAGTGaccatttttcttattttttaaaacttaatattagTACATTATAACTAATGCAAAGTATCCATTAACGAATAGTCTGCCATTGTTACTGGTCCGTAAACTGGTAAGACTACCTGTGTTTCTTGCAAATTGAAATGCCCAAAGTTACTAGTAGAATTAAAAAGCTAGATCTCATGTTCGCATTGAAATGCTTAAGTTATCTCCTAGTTGGTTGCACTTTAAGGGGTGATGGAAAATAATATCATATGACTAGCTTAGTTTcacaattcatttttttctgcAATGATTTAAGTTGTGATGGCCATCTATCTTTAGCTTTGTGACTTGGTGATCATTATTTCCTGGAATACCAATATTAGTAATTTCAATCTGCCATGGATACAATTTGTGAAcgattttctaaattttgtgATTGTTGTGGAAGGGTTGAGCTTGCATTTTGTCCTTTTCTTTCTTAGCTCTAGTTCTCACTAATGATCTGCTTTTCcattaaattaaagaatgaTGAAACCAAATTAAAGtaattgtttaataattattcaaatatgttatttaatttcatcatcttgCAATACTTAATTGAATAAATGTTCAAATTGATCCTTAAAGGATGGGTGCGCTACCCTCattcaatttttatgtaaaCGGGTCTTAGAAAATTTCATCTGCTTGCATACAAGTCCTTTATGAGTATTTGATATTTGATACGTAAACACAaatgtttctttattatatatttaatataacagGACTTATATGCAAGCAGATAAATTTCTCAAGGAttcatttatatgaaaattttaaattgtatctggatttttgtttgagttttaaTAACCTAACTTattctctttttgtttgttttttttttttttttaattctaggagTGGATAGTGTCCTGGTTAATCATGGTCACATGTCCACTTCATAATTACCAGACAAATTTCCTGATCATCATGCTATGGGAAATGTTAAGATTTGTGTTTCTCATCTCTTCTCTTTTGAATTTCTGTCCTCTTGACTGTCTTTCATAAAGAAAAGAGATTATTTGTTAGGACTTAAGCATAAAGGAAGATCCGAATCCGAAAAACTAGTGTACTAGTTAGCATAACCTCAAGACTTACAACATCGAGTAACTTATCTTaatgtaagattgtttaacattttataaGATTGTTCATGTAACTAAGCAATGCAAGATTGTTCATGTAAACTAaacaatgttataattatttttcttttctatatttgaCGACCATCTTATAAAATCTAAGCCACTTGattttccttctttaaaaagCCTCTTTAGGCCCATCCTATCATCATAACGTATGAAAATAGTCACTAATATATATCAAATCTTAAATGTTTGTAGATGTAAAGCAGTATGAAAATTTGATACAGACCATTTCCTTTCTTCTCAAATGTTACAAGCCCCAGCTTAGCAGAGCGGTTTCTCCAACTGGAAATGATGAGAGTGATGGTATTGTTCAGAGACCCTTCTAACCAACATGCTTTAGCTACTCAAGTTTGCAACTTTACTGAATCTTGTGTTGGCAGGAGATGTAGTGTTGCCGCAGCCAGCCTTTTTGATGAGCTGGAGACGCAG harbors:
- the LOC108346939 gene encoding uncharacterized protein LOC108346939 is translated as MDIAIFSPSSLFGEDDSPTCEEDADSQESYVERKHQFPGMELIVREFSFHQLNANLLWPGTFSFSQWLVQHRSCIEGRRAIELGSGTGALAIFLRKSYNLDITTSDYDDNEIENNIAHNCQANEIPIIPHIKHTWGDKFPNSDPDWDLIIASDILLYVKQYENLIQTISFLLKCYKPQLSRAVSPTGNDESDGDVVLPQPAFLMSWRRRIGKEDESLFFNGCEKAGLKVKHIGSRVYCINPIENEISETKS